Genomic segment of Sphingomicrobium marinum:
GCTGGTAGGCGAGGGTGACTTCGCCATTGTCGATGGCCTTGTCGAGCTCGCTGAGAAGCGACAGGCGCCACGTCGCATCCTCATGGCGCGATGGATCGAAATATTTCCACTTGATGCCTTCGTCATGCGCTTCGTCCGCGGCGACCAGTGCGCTACCAAGGCGGTTGGACAGGCTGCGGCCTGAGCCGACCTCCACCCCGAAGCTGATGTCGACGTCGAAATTCTTGGCATCGGCGGTAACGGCGCTGCGGAACAGCGCGTGCAGGGCTTCGAGGTGGTTGCCGATGGCAACCTGCTTGTCTGCAAACCAAATGAAGATACCTTCGTCGCCCTGGTATAGCGTCCCGTTTTCACGCCGTCCTACGCCAAGGCGTCCAGCAATCTGCTCTACCAGTCGGCTTTCGCCGTCGGCATCGAGGGTCGAGGCGATCTCGGCGTAGTTATGAATGCGCGCGGCAATCATCGGCAGGTTCTGGCCCGATTTATCGCGGCGAAGGGCAACCAGGTTCGGAAGGCCGGTGAGTTCGTTGACAAGACCGCGCTGCTTCCACCGCATCCACAGTATCCGGGCGAGCCCTAAGGCAAGAACAAACAGCGCCGGCACGATGTCGAGACCAATCCGGAATATCTCGGTCGCGATGGGCGCGGCGATGATGACGCCGCCGGTCGCGGTAAGGAGAAGAAGCGGGCGTATCCACTGGTTACGCCGACGCAGCGCCAGCAGGAGTGCCGCAACGGCCACGACGAACGGTGCGATCCAGCCAAGTTCAAGCCGGGGGCCGATCTTGAGCGTTTCCGCGCCGAGGATCTGGGCATAGACGCCGCCCATGCGCTTATAGCCCGGGAGCATGTAGCGGTCCCCGATCTGTTCGGAATCCGCACCAACGACGACCGTCTTCCCTGCAAGCATGTCGACATTGCGACCCGCCATGAGATCTGCAGCACTCACATACGGGATCGAGTATGGGTTCAACGAATAGTCGATCTGGTAGGTCTTCCCGATCGGTCCCTCAAACTCAGCCATCAAGGTCGAAAAACCCTCCATGCGCTTGCCGTCGAACTCGACCGCGTAGGGGAGGCTTTTCGGTTGCGAGCGGTAATCATACTGGGCAGTGAGCGACCCCACTTCGGCGACGTCGGAGAACATGCGCTGCGGCCAAATGATCTCGTTCCAGTCCTCCCCCTCGTTGGGTGAGCTGAACGAA
This window contains:
- a CDS encoding EAL domain-containing protein, whose protein sequence is MAELKAKKRKNTHRNFMLWTVVLGLVFGMLELGMPLEQLGQTSRDKILQKEVSGDIVLVGIDDQAVREVGVWPWPRSQQAKLLSSIDRQGADRIFVDVHYAGPTTPVEDQALVDTLAKIDDVVIGSFSSPNEGEDWNEIIWPQRMFSDVAEVGSLTAQYDYRSQPKSLPYAVEFDGKRMEGFSTLMAEFEGPIGKTYQIDYSLNPYSIPYVSAADLMAGRNVDMLAGKTVVVGADSEQIGDRYMLPGYKRMGGVYAQILGAETLKIGPRLELGWIAPFVVAVAALLLALRRRNQWIRPLLLLTATGGVIIAAPIATEIFRIGLDIVPALFVLALGLARILWMRWKQRGLVNELTGLPNLVALRRDKSGQNLPMIAARIHNYAEIASTLDADGESRLVEQIAGRLGVGRRENGTLYQGDEGIFIWFADKQVAIGNHLEALHALFRSAVTADAKNFDVDISFGVEVGSGRSLSNRLGSALVAADEAHDEGIKWKYFDPSRHEDATWRLSLLSELDKAIDNGEVTLAYQPKLDLKANKIIGAEALARWTHPEKGPISPTEFIGAAETHDRIGKLTDYVLDQAIAAAARFCNANSNFSVAVNLSARILTDRSLPRRIFAKLQAHGVAPEQLVLELTETAALEGTGADLDLLAELRQMGVKISIDDYGTGLSTLEYLKKVPASELKIDQSFVRGMRDNRSDLIMVQSTIALAHSLNRKVVAEGVEDRESLDQLKSMACDIAQGFIVGRPMGEHELLRRLRQEKRTKVA